In Paenibacillus sonchi, a single genomic region encodes these proteins:
- a CDS encoding CynX/NimT family MFS transporter — MSSSEQLLKKQDAISTTGIRKQARIWFMIAGIIFIAANLRAPLTSVGPLVGLIRENVHISNTLAGLITTVPLIAFALLSPFVPKLGRRYGVERIMLISLILLVIGIAVRSLSGAVTLFVGTAVLGFAITICNVLLPSLIKREFPLQMGTMTGVYSVSMNLSGAIASGISVPLAVVAGLNWQGALGVWGILSVISILFWAPQLKAPAKSAAVASSSAGNDHHVNIWRSPLAWQVTLFMGLQSTIFYVLVAWLPEILKDQGISSSQSGWFLSIMIIASLPLSFIVPVIAGRMRNQRLLVVITTILLLTGTLGLLYGSIHLVLFWTIILGIGTGFAFGLSMMFFGLRTRSAHQAAELSGMAQSIGYLLAAMGPALIGYLHDATHSWSVPFLILAGASALLGIIGLGAARNRFVGSAK, encoded by the coding sequence ATGAGTTCATCAGAACAATTGTTAAAAAAACAGGATGCAATATCCACTACCGGTATCCGCAAGCAAGCGAGAATCTGGTTCATGATCGCAGGAATTATTTTTATCGCAGCGAATTTGCGTGCTCCCCTCACCTCGGTGGGACCATTAGTCGGTCTTATCCGGGAGAATGTGCATATTTCGAATACCTTAGCAGGCCTGATTACCACAGTTCCACTGATTGCATTTGCATTGTTATCCCCTTTTGTACCAAAATTAGGACGCAGATATGGTGTGGAACGGATTATGCTGATTTCCCTTATTTTGTTGGTCATCGGTATCGCTGTCCGCTCGTTATCCGGGGCGGTAACCTTGTTTGTTGGAACCGCTGTTCTGGGGTTTGCTATCACTATATGTAATGTATTACTACCGAGCCTGATTAAACGGGAATTTCCGCTGCAAATGGGGACAATGACAGGGGTTTATAGTGTTTCCATGAATCTAAGCGGGGCGATTGCTTCAGGTATTAGTGTTCCCTTAGCTGTGGTGGCAGGCTTGAACTGGCAAGGTGCTTTGGGAGTATGGGGAATACTTAGCGTCATCTCCATCCTCTTTTGGGCACCACAGCTCAAGGCTCCGGCGAAATCAGCCGCTGTTGCCAGCAGCAGCGCAGGGAACGACCACCATGTCAATATATGGCGCTCTCCGTTGGCTTGGCAGGTAACTCTTTTTATGGGATTACAATCAACCATTTTTTATGTGCTGGTGGCATGGCTGCCTGAAATACTAAAAGACCAGGGCATTAGTTCAAGTCAATCCGGCTGGTTTCTCTCAATTATGATTATAGCTTCACTCCCCCTTTCGTTCATCGTTCCTGTTATAGCCGGGCGCATGCGTAACCAACGGTTGTTAGTGGTAATTACAACGATTCTGCTTTTGACCGGAACACTTGGACTTCTCTATGGCAGTATCCATCTGGTTCTGTTTTGGACTATTATTCTTGGTATTGGGACGGGTTTTGCCTTTGGCTTGTCCATGATGTTTTTTGGCTTGCGTACCCGAAGCGCCCATCAGGCGGCTGAATTATCGGGCATGGCCCAATCCATCGGATATCTGCTGGCCGCAATGGGCCCGGCACTGATTGGATACTTGCATGATGCCACCCACAGCTGGAGCGTTCCATTCCTGATATTGGCTGGCGCTTCTGCCCTACTCGGTATCATTGGACTGGGTGCGGCTAGAAATCGATTTGTTGGTTCTGCGAAGTAG
- a CDS encoding ABC transporter permease, translated as MEKKRRRGFGMLSDIRRNGTSYLLVLPAMAYTFIFGYMTYPYMLIAFQRFNYSKGIFHSEWIGLKNFEFFFRSNKAFTVTFNTIYLNLLFIIFGTLTALAISLILNELRKKLFVKISQSMMLFPNFISWIVISYVLYAFFSMDMGIVNKLLNQLGIAPVNWYTEQQAWPAILTIMHVWKGAGMSAVIYLATITGIDETLYEAAEIDGASRWQMCMRITIPLMMPTVVILMLLSVGKIMYGDFGMIYALIGDNGTLYATTDIIDTYVFRSLRQIGNPSEAMAVGLFQSVVGFILVFGTNAITRKFFKDGALY; from the coding sequence TTGGAAAAGAAACGGCGGCGGGGATTCGGTATGCTGTCCGATATTCGCAGGAACGGTACGTCTTATCTGCTGGTTCTGCCTGCGATGGCATACACCTTTATTTTTGGGTATATGACGTATCCGTATATGCTCATTGCTTTCCAGCGATTCAATTACAGTAAGGGAATATTCCATAGCGAGTGGATCGGATTAAAGAACTTCGAGTTCTTCTTCCGGTCGAACAAGGCGTTTACGGTCACCTTTAACACCATATATCTAAATTTGCTTTTTATCATCTTCGGTACGCTGACGGCGCTGGCGATTTCACTGATCCTGAACGAGCTGCGCAAGAAGCTGTTCGTCAAGATCAGCCAATCGATGATGCTGTTCCCGAACTTCATATCCTGGATCGTCATCAGCTATGTGCTGTACGCATTTTTTTCAATGGATATGGGGATCGTGAACAAATTGCTGAACCAGCTCGGCATCGCCCCGGTCAACTGGTACACTGAGCAGCAGGCATGGCCGGCTATTCTTACCATCATGCATGTGTGGAAGGGAGCCGGGATGAGCGCCGTTATATATCTGGCTACTATTACCGGAATCGATGAGACGTTGTATGAAGCTGCCGAGATTGACGGGGCCAGCCGGTGGCAGATGTGCATGCGCATTACGATTCCATTGATGATGCCTACGGTGGTTATACTGATGCTGCTCTCGGTCGGCAAAATCATGTACGGCGATTTTGGGATGATCTACGCCTTGATCGGCGATAACGGCACCTTGTATGCGACCACGGACATCATTGATACGTATGTATTCCGCTCGTTGCGGCAGATTGGCAATCCTTCCGAAGCAATGGCTGTCGGACTGTTCCAGTCCGTTGTCGGATTTATCCTTGTCTTCGGTACGAATGCTATTACCCGTAAATTTTTCAAAGACGGTGCGTTGTATTAA
- a CDS encoding helix-turn-helix domain-containing protein — MRNTMHQLVRYKAFQKLTISYFLLVLLTVSLLSGVLFYLFSRSAVKEIDRNSRAMLSQITYASDVVYNQVMTIGNALLIQREIISFLNDTTEDKVNNYRIFQQMSQITSIYPYIHSIGIYRPSTGTTVDTAGLPFDSSLTALSTERYMEFYPRSLTIAGRNNDEPLQLLTFLLYPDFSFRTSDNPLIYINVEEKSILTTIRKISKADAASNVFVINNEGKVLSHTDSNLFLEDLSKEQYVQQILNQDEEENSFTANIHNKKHLVTYVKSEKMDWYFVSVSPYSGLISNIDQLRSVTLLVTAGIVLAGLLISIFLTKNIYSPLSTLFHKIMPGMNVPASGSPFIDEYKIMAEVFHSLEERDKSMQFVISSSSRTIRELYLHSLLQGHPLEYSVPSELIRDIDDEVSGPYFCVLVFKINELEQTKGRIEAVQRPLLRFALGNITKEMLAHIGACDYLNIGENETAAILQCAKNQTPEELKPALRNIQSFLNRYFKATVSIGVGDISYGRKNIPSSYTSAQQYVKYRMIYGKESILDAVATRPHMMTALSYPSAYEKKLIDAVQSGKPEPIREAIGQFVEQISNGSINQVITYSIQLMLSLLKHFDYLQHVPDSNFNEYLVAVTEIESAEQLTEINGIFNRYCFNICTLIEEKNLWMNAQKHNVIIEKVQNYIQEQYAQPNLSLELVSNIAGLSPSYLGKLFKGATRQSFSEYLNHTRLEKAKDLLASTHETAAKISESVGMYNITYFSTLFKKSMA, encoded by the coding sequence ATGCGGAACACCATGCATCAGCTTGTCCGGTATAAAGCTTTTCAAAAGCTTACCATCTCATATTTCCTGCTCGTTCTTCTAACCGTCAGCCTGCTGTCCGGTGTCCTCTTCTATCTCTTCTCCAGAAGCGCCGTCAAAGAGATCGACCGCAATTCCAGAGCCATGTTGTCCCAGATCACTTACGCCTCTGACGTTGTCTATAACCAAGTGATGACAATCGGCAATGCACTGCTCATCCAACGGGAGATCATCTCGTTCCTGAACGACACGACTGAGGACAAGGTTAACAATTACCGTATCTTTCAGCAGATGTCCCAGATTACAAGTATATATCCTTATATACACAGCATTGGGATCTACCGGCCTTCTACGGGAACAACAGTCGATACAGCCGGACTTCCTTTCGATTCCTCGCTCACCGCCCTCAGCACGGAGCGGTATATGGAATTCTATCCGCGAAGCCTGACCATTGCCGGCCGGAACAACGATGAGCCGCTGCAGCTCCTAACTTTTCTGCTGTACCCGGATTTCTCATTTCGGACCTCCGACAACCCGCTCATCTATATCAATGTGGAGGAAAAGTCAATTTTGACGACGATTCGCAAGATCAGCAAAGCGGATGCCGCGAGCAACGTTTTTGTCATCAACAACGAGGGTAAAGTGCTCTCCCATACCGATTCAAATTTGTTTCTGGAGGACTTGTCCAAGGAACAGTATGTGCAGCAAATTCTGAATCAAGACGAGGAGGAAAACAGCTTCACAGCAAATATTCATAATAAAAAGCATCTGGTTACTTATGTGAAATCGGAGAAAATGGACTGGTACTTTGTAAGCGTTTCCCCATACTCCGGGCTCATCTCTAACATTGACCAGCTCCGCAGCGTTACGCTGCTTGTGACGGCCGGGATCGTACTGGCAGGTCTGCTGATCTCTATTTTTCTGACTAAAAATATTTATAGCCCGTTATCGACGCTTTTCCATAAGATCATGCCGGGCATGAATGTTCCGGCCTCCGGTTCGCCGTTCATCGATGAATATAAGATCATGGCTGAGGTTTTCCATTCCTTGGAGGAACGGGATAAATCGATGCAGTTCGTGATCAGCAGCTCTTCCCGGACGATCCGTGAGCTTTATCTGCATTCATTGCTCCAGGGCCATCCGCTGGAATATTCGGTTCCGAGCGAACTTATCCGGGATATCGACGATGAAGTGTCCGGGCCCTATTTTTGCGTACTTGTATTCAAAATCAATGAGCTGGAGCAGACAAAAGGGCGGATCGAAGCGGTACAGCGGCCGTTGCTGCGCTTCGCCCTTGGCAATATTACAAAAGAAATGCTGGCGCATATCGGGGCATGTGATTACTTGAATATTGGAGAGAATGAAACCGCCGCGATCCTTCAGTGTGCGAAAAACCAGACGCCAGAGGAACTCAAGCCCGCTTTGCGCAATATTCAGAGCTTTCTGAACCGTTACTTCAAGGCGACGGTATCCATCGGTGTTGGGGATATAAGCTATGGCAGGAAGAACATCCCTTCCTCCTATACTTCGGCGCAGCAGTATGTTAAATACCGGATGATCTACGGAAAGGAATCGATTCTGGATGCCGTAGCAACGCGGCCCCATATGATGACGGCCTTGAGCTATCCGAGCGCCTACGAGAAGAAGCTAATCGATGCTGTGCAATCCGGCAAGCCGGAGCCTATCCGGGAAGCAATCGGACAATTCGTAGAACAAATCTCTAACGGTTCAATCAATCAGGTCATAACCTACAGCATCCAGCTCATGCTGTCCCTGCTCAAACACTTTGACTATTTGCAGCATGTGCCGGATTCCAATTTCAACGAGTATCTGGTTGCGGTGACTGAAATCGAATCCGCCGAACAGCTGACCGAAATCAACGGCATCTTCAACCGGTATTGTTTCAATATTTGCACATTAATCGAAGAGAAGAATCTCTGGATGAATGCCCAGAAGCACAATGTTATCATTGAGAAGGTGCAGAATTACATTCAGGAGCAATATGCCCAGCCGAACTTATCCCTGGAGCTGGTGTCCAACATCGCCGGCCTGTCGCCAAGCTATCTGGGAAAGCTGTTCAAAGGAGCAACCCGGCAATCATTCAGCGAATACCTGAACCACACCAGGCTGGAGAAAGCAAAGGATTTGCTTGCTTCCACCCATGAGACTGCAGCCAAAATCAGTGAATCGGTAGGCATGTACAATATCACTTATTTTTCCACGCTGTTCAAGAAAAGTATGGCCTGA
- a CDS encoding S-layer homology domain-containing protein has protein sequence MRKLLSCVLGISLVIHANIALAEQSSMFKDVPDHFWGQEYIERAIQHKIVEGYPDGTFKPDAKVSQSEFIAMLIRSYQTSDFSSSQKSQNWAEPYLSYVHKLGWTELQPSEQAALNRGNVARYLANAAGKNFTVDDSIQYLLDIGIAKGKTERSLQGFNKNEPVTRTEALAFIERLKYRFDELKSIPKTTEKYNSDLAQKDVYTIPEQKISIQFPQQWKNKYEVVTATNTDVKNKSYNFIDKSNKKYGGTLFTLTVWPKEVWSSEGPELMKNIHIYKIGERDNVVFTINTPTDVQYAAEDLALKTEYLNLSNDIQEKGIDFIID, from the coding sequence ATGAGAAAATTGTTATCATGTGTTTTGGGCATAAGTCTCGTCATTCATGCGAACATTGCCCTGGCAGAGCAGTCAAGCATGTTTAAAGATGTTCCAGATCACTTTTGGGGACAGGAGTATATTGAAAGAGCCATTCAGCATAAAATCGTTGAAGGTTATCCTGACGGGACGTTTAAACCCGATGCGAAGGTAAGTCAAAGTGAATTTATTGCGATGCTCATCAGAAGCTATCAGACCTCCGATTTCAGTTCAAGCCAAAAGAGCCAAAACTGGGCCGAACCTTATCTAAGCTACGTCCACAAACTTGGGTGGACAGAGCTTCAGCCTTCTGAGCAGGCAGCTTTGAACAGAGGAAATGTAGCCCGTTACTTAGCCAATGCAGCCGGGAAAAACTTTACCGTTGACGACTCCATCCAATATCTATTGGATATTGGCATAGCAAAGGGAAAAACGGAAAGATCCTTACAGGGGTTCAATAAAAACGAGCCTGTTACAAGAACCGAAGCATTGGCCTTTATAGAACGCCTAAAATATAGATTTGATGAGTTGAAGTCAATTCCTAAAACAACAGAAAAGTATAACAGTGACCTTGCACAAAAAGATGTTTATACAATACCGGAACAAAAGATAAGCATTCAGTTTCCACAACAATGGAAGAATAAATACGAAGTAGTTACTGCCACAAATACGGATGTAAAAAACAAGAGCTACAACTTCATTGATAAATCCAACAAAAAGTATGGCGGGACACTCTTTACACTGACTGTTTGGCCCAAAGAAGTCTGGTCTTCAGAGGGACCGGAACTTATGAAAAATATTCATATATACAAAATCGGTGAAAGAGATAATGTCGTCTTCACAATAAATACACCAACTGATGTACAATATGCGGCTGAAGATTTAGCATTAAAGACAGAATACCTTAACTTGAGTAATGATATTCAAGAAAAAGGAATCGACTTTATAATTGATTAG
- a CDS encoding MTP-1 family protein, giving the protein MEKLTLQEQRIEFEAAKKIYERAILKFHGVDGLDVYNISVPFKRNGKRYLFGRVEHREEWARSWVRLFEETGQDEWTVVKDSMVYTLEDPYISEIGDELVMGGTHVQYQSGRYSTFFGYFFRGTDLHNLYYFTTGPNKMKDIRLVPLTDGKIGVFSRPRSTEMRGKFGSESMIGFTVIDRLEELTADVIENAPYIHGIFGEGEWGGVNQAYLLDSGKIGVIGHICYQDKDENGGEVKVYLNMAFVFDPTTRESSDLHLIGSRPCYPPGPSKAPYLADCVFSSGIVMRPDGKADLYSGIGDCQAGRITIDYPFAGNGHLV; this is encoded by the coding sequence GTGGAGAAATTGACCCTGCAAGAGCAAAGAATTGAATTTGAAGCGGCAAAAAAAATCTATGAGCGTGCAATCTTGAAATTTCATGGTGTGGACGGTTTGGATGTCTACAATATTTCGGTCCCATTCAAACGGAACGGGAAACGCTATTTGTTCGGACGGGTTGAACACCGCGAGGAATGGGCCCGCTCTTGGGTCCGGTTATTCGAGGAAACGGGACAGGATGAATGGACTGTGGTGAAAGACAGCATGGTCTATACTCTGGAGGACCCTTACATCAGTGAGATTGGTGATGAGCTTGTAATGGGCGGGACTCATGTGCAATACCAGAGTGGAAGATACAGTACGTTTTTCGGCTATTTCTTCCGGGGCACCGATCTCCACAATTTGTACTACTTCACTACCGGGCCTAATAAAATGAAGGATATCCGCCTTGTTCCGCTCACGGACGGCAAAATCGGCGTTTTCTCGCGTCCGCGCAGCACCGAGATGAGAGGCAAATTCGGCAGTGAATCCATGATCGGCTTCACGGTTATTGACAGACTGGAAGAGCTGACCGCGGACGTGATCGAGAACGCACCTTACATTCACGGCATTTTCGGAGAAGGCGAATGGGGAGGCGTCAATCAGGCTTATCTGCTGGACAGTGGTAAAATCGGCGTCATCGGACATATCTGCTACCAGGATAAGGATGAGAATGGCGGGGAAGTGAAGGTGTACCTGAACATGGCCTTCGTCTTTGATCCAACAACCCGGGAGTCATCAGACCTTCATCTGATTGGAAGCCGTCCCTGTTACCCGCCGGGACCATCCAAGGCACCGTATTTAGCCGACTGTGTTTTTTCTTCGGGCATTGTGATGCGCCCGGACGGCAAAGCCGATCTGTACAGCGGCATTGGCGATTGCCAGGCAGGGCGTATTACAATCGACTATCCGTTTGCAGGAAATGGGCATCTTGTATAG
- a CDS encoding glycoside hydrolase family 130 protein encodes MKTNMPIIGALESSLPIRRHPANPVLDAARVPYPTALVFNAGVAKFGGRYVMVFRNDYGSLEKQTIEPSHTTDLGIAFSDDGIHWTAGPKPVFKLRDEEIVRAYDPRLTVIDGRCYMCFAVDTRHGIRGGIAVTDDFESFEILSLSTPDLRNMVLFPERIGGNFVRLERPFTVYSRSGVDRFDTWISESPDLIYWGRSGLLLSVEQVPFANDKIGPAAPPVKTSKGWLTTFHAVDIDPARGKNGWEPSWKKRYTAGIMLLDLDNPKKILGMSASPLLAPEAAYETDGGFRNNVIFPGGMVLEEDGEVKIYYGAADTVECLATAHVDDLIRLCLEK; translated from the coding sequence ATGAAAACCAATATGCCCATCATCGGCGCACTGGAGTCCAGCCTGCCCATTCGCCGTCATCCGGCTAATCCCGTGCTGGACGCGGCCCGTGTGCCGTATCCCACCGCGCTTGTCTTCAATGCAGGCGTCGCCAAGTTCGGTGGACGCTACGTCATGGTATTCCGCAACGACTACGGCTCCCTGGAGAAGCAGACCATCGAACCGTCTCACACGACGGATCTTGGCATCGCTTTCAGCGACGATGGCATTCACTGGACGGCGGGTCCGAAGCCGGTCTTCAAGCTGCGCGACGAAGAGATCGTACGTGCCTACGATCCGCGTCTGACAGTTATCGACGGCCGCTGCTACATGTGCTTCGCCGTAGATACACGGCACGGCATCCGGGGAGGGATCGCTGTGACGGATGATTTTGAATCCTTCGAGATATTGAGCTTGTCGACCCCGGACCTGCGGAACATGGTGCTGTTCCCGGAGCGGATCGGCGGCAACTTCGTAAGGCTGGAACGGCCGTTCACCGTGTACAGCCGCAGCGGCGTTGACCGGTTCGATACCTGGATCTCGGAGTCGCCGGATCTGATCTATTGGGGCCGTTCCGGGCTGCTGCTGTCGGTGGAGCAGGTGCCGTTTGCTAATGACAAGATCGGCCCGGCTGCACCGCCCGTGAAGACGAGTAAGGGCTGGCTCACCACGTTCCATGCAGTGGATATCGATCCCGCCAGAGGGAAGAACGGCTGGGAACCGTCCTGGAAGAAGCGGTACACGGCCGGCATTATGCTGCTTGATCTCGACAATCCGAAGAAAATCCTCGGCATGAGCGCATCGCCTCTGCTCGCACCTGAAGCAGCTTATGAGACGGACGGGGGCTTCCGCAATAACGTCATTTTCCCCGGCGGCATGGTGCTGGAGGAGGACGGAGAAGTGAAAATCTATTACGGAGCCGCCGACACGGTGGAATGCCTGGCTACCGCTCATGTGGATGATCTGATCAGGCTTTGTTTGGAGAAGTAA
- a CDS encoding extracellular solute-binding protein, with translation MKKSYVILLAVVLLFSTLIGCSQGSNSTNAADKGDNSSTAKPENNGKPAKTVKIKYLVPGTEPKDYKEVFQKVNEKLAADGVGVEVEKIYIPWDAWDQKLNLMLSTGEDFDLFHVMQDRTPFSSYYNRGALADITDAIEKYGQNLKKHIPDDIFDGAKIDGKYYAAPSYWVEMASEGEFNIRRDILRENNLKEPTTPAELISAWETVMKNWKGSNKPYLGTRADFDPIFLHTSILHRTYDTFPFTVKDKFFYVNQNGEVKSWIETEEFKKDASFMRELYTKGITNPDILVMKQEQVDAQLDSGDWFVRLGTGGSLTGLKKYNPEATVNDIGVVWFNPEKEYLRPLTFKNGNAVPVNSKHPEAAVKFMDWMLASQENYDLVQYGIEGKHYTKDGEKGYKPIKDPNNNNNPGYRGSDSQNGNVNFMRFDLENSIPDNNKVLFEPNPNAVNSIAANFIFDPTNVRAEYTNIMSEASASITPIYMGVLEYDKAFPAALEKMRKAGLDKVVAEYQKQFQEYQASLK, from the coding sequence ATGAAAAAGTCTTACGTAATTCTTTTAGCTGTGGTGCTTCTCTTTTCGACATTGATTGGATGCAGCCAGGGTTCCAATTCAACCAACGCTGCGGATAAGGGAGACAACTCATCAACCGCGAAGCCGGAGAATAACGGCAAGCCTGCAAAGACGGTGAAAATCAAATATTTGGTTCCCGGCACGGAGCCGAAAGACTATAAGGAAGTGTTCCAAAAGGTCAATGAGAAGCTGGCTGCGGACGGTGTCGGCGTTGAGGTGGAGAAGATCTACATTCCGTGGGATGCGTGGGATCAGAAGCTGAACTTGATGTTGTCCACCGGCGAAGATTTCGATCTGTTCCACGTTATGCAGGACCGTACGCCGTTCTCCAGCTACTATAATCGCGGTGCATTGGCGGATATCACGGATGCCATCGAAAAATACGGACAGAATCTGAAGAAACATATCCCGGACGATATCTTCGACGGGGCTAAAATCGATGGAAAATATTATGCCGCTCCATCCTATTGGGTTGAGATGGCGAGTGAAGGTGAGTTCAATATCCGCCGCGACATTCTCCGCGAGAACAATCTCAAGGAGCCGACTACTCCGGCTGAATTGATCAGCGCTTGGGAGACTGTCATGAAGAACTGGAAGGGAAGCAATAAGCCCTATCTGGGCACACGGGCGGATTTTGACCCGATCTTCCTGCATACGTCGATCCTGCACCGGACGTATGACACCTTCCCGTTCACGGTGAAGGATAAGTTCTTCTATGTGAATCAGAACGGCGAGGTCAAGTCCTGGATTGAGACCGAGGAATTCAAGAAGGATGCGTCCTTCATGCGCGAGCTATACACCAAGGGAATTACCAATCCCGATATCCTGGTCATGAAGCAGGAGCAGGTAGACGCGCAGCTCGACAGCGGTGACTGGTTCGTCCGTCTGGGAACCGGCGGAAGCTTGACCGGACTCAAGAAGTACAATCCAGAGGCCACTGTAAACGATATCGGTGTTGTGTGGTTTAACCCGGAGAAAGAATATCTGCGCCCGCTCACCTTCAAAAACGGAAATGCCGTACCGGTGAACAGCAAGCATCCCGAAGCTGCCGTCAAATTCATGGATTGGATGCTGGCAAGCCAAGAAAACTATGATCTGGTTCAATATGGCATCGAGGGCAAGCATTACACCAAGGACGGCGAGAAGGGCTATAAGCCGATCAAAGACCCGAATAACAATAATAATCCAGGGTATAGAGGATCTGATTCGCAAAACGGCAACGTAAACTTCATGCGTTTTGATTTGGAGAATAGCATCCCTGATAATAACAAAGTTCTGTTTGAGCCTAATCCGAATGCGGTCAACAGTATCGCGGCGAACTTTATTTTTGACCCGACGAATGTAAGGGCCGAGTACACCAACATTATGTCGGAAGCTTCAGCTAGCATCACTCCGATTTATATGGGCGTCCTGGAATACGATAAGGCTTTCCCGGCTGCACTGGAAAAAATGAGAAAAGCCGGTTTGGATAAGGTAGTTGCGGAATACCAGAAGCAATTCCAGGAATATCAGGCTTCGCTTAAATAA
- a CDS encoding amidase domain-containing protein: MDQTEGELLLIYFIPESETAIAKNAEADLANDITVNRNYAVKQEASAIHPLATVKYDRLAARDYANKYTSEVTSSLGYDTSKWNPNYAWHTESGGVDCANYVSQAIYAGGIPKDSTWKPESTAWVNTGRNISNGLKQYMVDTKGYFYKTTKGGTSAGGFISAVNYSHVMFIVANDGVTMLFSAHTNDRLKASFANFSSSSYEFYYVNSSYL; this comes from the coding sequence ATTTATTTCATCCCTGAATCTGAAACTGCGATTGCAAAAAACGCAGAAGCAGATCTGGCAAATGACATTACAGTCAACCGCAACTATGCAGTTAAGCAAGAGGCTAGCGCAATTCATCCCCTTGCTACCGTTAAATATGATCGTCTGGCGGCTAGGGACTATGCCAATAAATATACTTCGGAAGTGACCTCGTCGCTCGGCTACGATACCAGCAAGTGGAATCCTAATTATGCATGGCACACTGAAAGTGGTGGAGTGGATTGCGCTAATTATGTTTCTCAGGCCATTTATGCGGGGGGCATTCCAAAGGACAGTACGTGGAAACCGGAAAGCACAGCTTGGGTTAACACAGGACGTAACATCTCTAATGGTTTGAAACAATATATGGTTGATACAAAGGGCTATTTCTATAAGACAACTAAAGGCGGAACCTCTGCAGGCGGCTTTATCAGCGCGGTTAATTATTCTCATGTGATGTTTATTGTTGCAAATGATGGCGTAACAATGTTGTTCAGTGCTCATACTAATGATCGCTTAAAAGCTTCCTTTGCAAACTTTAGCAGCAGCTCGTACGAGTTCTATTACGTCAATTCTTCCTATCTATAA
- a CDS encoding carbohydrate ABC transporter permease yields the protein MKTFSISKTVMYALISIYSALSLLPMLLVLMISVTDEDAILKNGYSLFPEKFSLYAYKLIFTGGSQVMQSYGISIFVTIVGTALAILITSMAGYTLANKNVKYRNLLALYFFITMIFSAGIVPWYLMNRSLGLTNNILALIIPSLLFSPFNLFLVRNFMNGVPDSLRESATIDGASDITIAFRIYLPLCKPVLATIALFYGLDYWNNWWNAIMLIDSKELYPLQFMLLQMQSEISMLNEMTMLAGSSDITLPSESVKMATAVVTIGPIIFLYPYLQKYFVKGLVIGSVKG from the coding sequence ATGAAGACGTTTTCAATCAGTAAGACGGTTATGTATGCTCTGATTTCGATATATTCGGCGCTTTCTTTGCTTCCGATGCTGCTGGTGCTGATGATCTCGGTTACGGATGAGGATGCCATATTGAAGAACGGCTACAGCCTTTTCCCGGAGAAGTTCTCCCTGTATGCCTATAAGCTGATCTTTACGGGCGGCTCCCAGGTTATGCAGAGCTATGGAATCTCCATCTTTGTCACGATCGTCGGCACGGCGCTGGCAATTCTGATTACTTCCATGGCCGGCTATACACTGGCGAATAAAAATGTAAAATACCGCAATCTGCTGGCGCTTTATTTTTTTATCACCATGATTTTTTCCGCGGGGATTGTGCCCTGGTATCTGATGAACCGGTCGCTTGGGTTGACCAACAATATCCTTGCTCTGATCATTCCGTCGCTGCTGTTCAGCCCGTTCAACCTCTTCCTTGTGCGCAATTTCATGAACGGGGTTCCAGACTCCCTGCGGGAGTCGGCAACCATTGACGGTGCAAGTGATATTACGATTGCCTTCAGGATCTATCTTCCGTTGTGCAAGCCGGTACTGGCGACGATTGCACTCTTCTACGGACTGGATTACTGGAACAACTGGTGGAATGCGATCATGCTGATTGACAGCAAGGAATTGTACCCGCTGCAATTTATGCTTCTACAGATGCAATCGGAGATCAGCATGCTGAACGAGATGACGATGCTGGCCGGATCCAGTGATATCACGCTTCCTTCGGAATCGGTCAAGATGGCGACAGCGGTTGTGACGATCGGGCCGATCATATTTCTGTATCCTTACTTGCAGAAGTATTTTGTCAAAGGGCTGGTAATTGGTTCGGTCAAAGGCTGA